Proteins found in one Micromonospora sp. WMMD1082 genomic segment:
- the ppdK gene encoding pyruvate, phosphate dikinase produces MAAQETVEHKYVYDFAEGNKDLKDLLGGKGANLAEMTNLGLPVPPGFTITTEACKAYLDTGVEPAGLADQIAAHLAALEREMGRRLGDPDDPLLVSVRSGAKFSMPGMMETVLNVGLNDRSVEGLARQAGGSTDQAASGGSTDQAASGGADRFAWDSYRRLIQMFGKTVCEVPGEEFEQALDEAKRARGTTDDLDLDADDLRGLVDAYKKIFSKHTGREFPQEPREQLDLAVRAVFASWNAERAVVYRRQERIPADLGTAVNVVAMVFGNLGPDSGTGVAFTRDPASGAQGIYGDYLANAQGEDVVAGIRNTVPLQELERIDKHSYDELLDYMARLERHYRDLCDIEFTIERGKLWMLQTRVGKRTAAAAFVIAGQLIDEGLIDLDEALHRVNGAQLAQLMFPRFQLDHGFPPVATGIGASPGAAVGKVVFTSARAVELAGEGEAVILVRRETNPDDLSGMIAARGILTSRGGKTSHAAVVARGMGKTCVSGADKLDIDVPKRRFTVAGKTVTEGDVVSIDGTTGKVYLGEVPATPSEVVRYFEGELDPSATDDALVRAVHRIMSHADTVRTLAVRTNADTAADAARARRFGAGGIGLCRTEHMFLGDRRELVERLILAREPDERESALAALLPLQRADFVEIFREMDGLPVTVRLIDPPLHEFLPPLEQLAVDVAVAQERGEDVAKEEALLAAVRRMHEENPMLGLRGVRLGLVIPGLFAMQVRAITEAAVECARQGVRSCPEIMVPLVGAVQELETVRAEAERIIADVAGGSDVEVLIGTMIEVPRAALTAGQIAEAAEFFSFGTNDLTQMGWGFSRDDVEGAFFWRYLELGIFGISPFESIDADGIGRLVRIAAEEGRAARPGLKLGVCGEHGGDPDSVHFFHSVGLDYVSCSPFRVPVARLEAGRAAVITTGSDSR; encoded by the coding sequence GTGGCAGCGCAAGAGACGGTCGAGCACAAGTACGTCTACGACTTCGCCGAGGGCAACAAGGATCTCAAGGACCTCCTCGGCGGCAAGGGAGCCAACCTGGCCGAGATGACCAATCTCGGCCTGCCGGTACCGCCCGGCTTCACCATCACCACCGAGGCGTGCAAGGCGTACCTCGACACCGGCGTGGAACCCGCCGGGCTGGCCGACCAGATCGCCGCCCACCTGGCGGCCCTGGAGCGGGAGATGGGCCGCCGCCTCGGTGACCCGGACGACCCGCTGCTGGTCTCCGTACGCTCCGGGGCGAAGTTCTCGATGCCCGGCATGATGGAGACCGTCCTCAACGTCGGCCTCAACGATCGCAGCGTCGAAGGACTGGCCCGCCAGGCCGGCGGCTCGACCGATCAGGCGGCCTCCGGCGGCTCTACCGACCAGGCCGCCTCCGGCGGGGCGGACAGATTCGCCTGGGACTCCTACCGGCGCCTGATCCAGATGTTCGGCAAGACGGTCTGCGAGGTGCCGGGCGAGGAGTTCGAGCAGGCGCTCGACGAGGCCAAGCGGGCCAGGGGCACCACCGACGACCTCGACCTGGACGCGGACGACCTGCGTGGGCTGGTCGACGCGTACAAGAAAATCTTCAGTAAGCACACCGGGCGGGAGTTTCCGCAGGAGCCGCGCGAGCAGCTCGACCTGGCCGTGCGGGCGGTGTTCGCGTCGTGGAACGCCGAGCGGGCGGTGGTCTACCGCCGGCAGGAGCGCATCCCGGCCGACCTCGGTACCGCCGTCAACGTGGTGGCGATGGTCTTCGGCAACCTCGGTCCGGACTCCGGCACCGGCGTCGCCTTCACCCGCGACCCGGCCAGCGGCGCGCAGGGCATCTACGGCGACTACCTGGCCAACGCCCAGGGCGAGGACGTGGTCGCCGGCATCCGCAACACCGTGCCGTTGCAGGAGCTGGAGCGGATCGACAAGCACTCCTACGACGAGCTGCTCGACTACATGGCCCGGCTGGAGCGGCACTACCGGGACCTCTGCGACATCGAGTTCACCATCGAACGCGGCAAGCTGTGGATGTTGCAGACCCGGGTCGGCAAGCGCACCGCCGCCGCCGCGTTCGTCATCGCCGGCCAGCTGATCGACGAGGGCCTGATCGACCTCGACGAGGCGCTGCACCGGGTCAACGGCGCGCAGCTGGCCCAGCTGATGTTCCCGCGCTTCCAGCTCGACCACGGGTTTCCGCCGGTGGCCACCGGCATCGGCGCCTCGCCCGGCGCGGCGGTCGGCAAGGTGGTCTTCACCTCGGCCCGCGCGGTCGAGCTGGCCGGCGAGGGGGAGGCCGTCATCCTGGTCCGCCGGGAGACCAACCCCGACGACCTGAGCGGCATGATCGCCGCCCGGGGCATCCTGACCTCGCGTGGCGGCAAGACCAGCCACGCCGCGGTGGTGGCCCGGGGGATGGGCAAGACCTGTGTCTCGGGCGCCGACAAGCTGGACATCGACGTGCCGAAGCGGCGGTTCACCGTGGCCGGGAAGACGGTGACCGAGGGCGACGTGGTCTCCATCGACGGCACCACCGGCAAGGTGTACCTGGGCGAGGTGCCGGCCACGCCGTCGGAGGTGGTGCGGTACTTCGAGGGCGAACTCGACCCGTCGGCCACGGACGACGCGCTGGTCCGGGCCGTACACCGGATCATGTCGCACGCCGACACGGTCCGGACGCTGGCGGTACGCACCAACGCCGACACGGCCGCCGACGCGGCGCGGGCCCGGCGCTTCGGCGCCGGTGGCATCGGGCTCTGCCGCACCGAGCACATGTTCCTCGGCGACCGGCGCGAGCTGGTCGAACGGCTGATCCTGGCCCGCGAGCCGGACGAGCGGGAGAGCGCGCTCGCCGCGCTGCTGCCGTTGCAGCGGGCGGACTTCGTGGAGATCTTCCGGGAGATGGACGGCCTGCCGGTCACCGTCCGGCTGATCGATCCGCCGCTGCACGAGTTCCTGCCGCCGCTGGAACAGCTCGCGGTCGACGTGGCGGTCGCCCAGGAGCGCGGCGAGGACGTCGCCAAGGAGGAGGCGCTGCTCGCCGCCGTACGCCGGATGCACGAGGAGAACCCGATGCTCGGGCTGCGCGGGGTGCGCCTCGGCCTGGTCATCCCCGGCCTCTTCGCGATGCAGGTCCGGGCGATCACCGAGGCCGCCGTGGAGTGCGCGCGGCAGGGCGTCCGGTCCTGCCCGGAGATCATGGTCCCGCTCGTCGGCGCGGTCCAGGAGCTGGAGACGGTACGCGCCGAGGCCGAGAGGATCATCGCCGACGTGGCCGGCGGCAGCGACGTCGAGGTGCTGATCGGCACGATGATCGAGGTGCCCCGGGCGGCGCTGACCGCCGGTCAGATCGCCGAGGCCGCGGAGTTCTTCTCCTTCGGCACCAACGACCTGACCCAGATGGGCTGGGGCTTCTCCCGCGACGACGTGGAGGGCGCCTTCTTCTGGCGCTACCTGGAGCTGGGCATCTTCGGCATCTCACCCTTCGAGTCGATCGACGCCGACGGGATCGGCCGGCTGGTGCGCATCGCCGCCGAGGAGGGGCGGGCCGCCCGGCCGGGACTGAAGCTCGGCGTCTGCGGCGAGCACGGCGGCGACCCGGACTCGGTGCACTTCTTCCACTCGGTCGGGCTGGACTACGTCTCCTGCTCGCCCTTCCGGGTGCCGGTGGCACGGTTGGAGGCCGGCCGGGCCGCCGTGATCACGACCGGCTCGGACAGCCGCTGA
- a CDS encoding roadblock/LC7 domain-containing protein: protein MNAETMMGTELRGLRRRRPEVAGTVIAGTDGLLITSDLPATDATHLAALAAASFGLGHRMAATVRQGAFHESVVHTAAGCVVTYPAGRDALLTLVADPGADLAALREEARGVVHRTGPALAACRRPTLTPHHQPDPHAPLAVRTPMSTLPNQRPRRDPSITWRRPPI from the coding sequence GTGAACGCGGAAACGATGATGGGCACCGAGTTGCGCGGGCTGCGCCGACGCCGCCCCGAGGTCGCCGGCACGGTCATCGCCGGCACGGACGGCCTGCTGATCACCAGCGACCTGCCGGCGACGGACGCCACCCACCTGGCGGCACTGGCGGCGGCCAGCTTCGGCCTCGGCCACCGGATGGCGGCCACCGTCCGGCAGGGAGCGTTCCACGAATCCGTGGTGCACACCGCGGCCGGCTGCGTGGTCACCTACCCGGCCGGCCGGGACGCGCTGCTGACCCTGGTCGCCGACCCGGGGGCGGATCTGGCGGCGCTGCGGGAGGAGGCGCGAGGGGTGGTCCACCGCACCGGCCCGGCGCTCGCCGCCTGCCGCCGGCCGACGCTGACGCCGCATCACCAGCCGGACCCACACGCCCCGCTGGCGGTGCGCACCCCGATGTCCACCCTGCCGAACCAGCGCCCGCGCCGGGATCCGTCGATCACCTGGCGCCGGCCGCCGATCTGA
- a CDS encoding VOC family protein, translating into MTSVWESLTVDARDPGRLARWWAEALGYQVVDERPDEVEIRQSADQLPGIVFVPVAGAKEGKNRLHLDLRPADREAEVERLVDMGARHVDVGQDGDDWTVLADPEGNEFCVLRQRGD; encoded by the coding sequence ATGACCAGCGTGTGGGAGAGCCTGACCGTCGACGCCCGGGACCCGGGCCGGTTGGCCCGCTGGTGGGCGGAGGCGCTCGGCTACCAGGTGGTCGACGAGCGGCCGGACGAGGTGGAGATCCGGCAGAGCGCGGACCAGTTGCCCGGGATCGTCTTCGTGCCGGTCGCCGGCGCCAAGGAGGGCAAGAACCGGCTGCACCTCGACCTGCGCCCGGCCGACCGGGAGGCCGAGGTGGAACGGCTGGTCGACATGGGCGCCCGGCACGTCGACGTGGGTCAGGACGGCGACGACTGGACGGTGCTGGCGGATCCGGAGGGTAACGAGTTCTGCGTGCTGCGGCAGCGTGGCGATTGA
- a CDS encoding deoxyguanosinetriphosphate triphosphohydrolase yields MSAAPPESDAARRVDEPAKDPGHGRSPYERDRARVLHSAAFRRLAAKTQVHTAGTDDFLRTRLTHSLEVAQIGREMGARLGCDPDVVDTAGLAHDLGHPPFGHNGEAALDELAAACGGFEGNAQTLRVLTRLEAKVYAADGGSVGLNLTRASLDAVGKYPWTRVPGRRKFGVYADDLPAFAWLREGAPPGERRCLEAQVMDWADDVAYSVHDVEDGIHGGYLTLEPLLADADERAALCVDVAAVYSTESPGDLGEALVDLLADPVLAPLAGYDGSHRAQAALKATTSVLTGRFVSTAVAATTARYGPGPHRRYAADLVVPRQVRARCALLKGIALRYVMRRQGARERYEHQREILTDLVAALARRAPEALDPVFAPLWRAAPDDAARLRVVVDQVASLTDPAALTWHDRLTRS; encoded by the coding sequence TTGAGCGCTGCACCCCCTGAGTCGGACGCCGCCCGCCGGGTGGACGAGCCGGCCAAGGATCCGGGCCACGGCCGGTCGCCGTACGAGCGGGACCGGGCGCGGGTGCTGCACTCGGCGGCGTTCCGCCGGCTCGCCGCGAAGACCCAGGTGCACACGGCGGGCACGGACGACTTCCTGCGTACCCGGTTGACCCACTCCCTGGAGGTGGCGCAGATCGGCCGGGAGATGGGCGCCCGGCTGGGCTGCGACCCGGACGTGGTGGACACCGCCGGGCTGGCCCACGACCTCGGGCACCCGCCGTTCGGGCACAACGGCGAGGCCGCGCTGGACGAACTCGCCGCCGCCTGCGGCGGGTTCGAGGGCAACGCGCAGACGCTGCGCGTGCTCACCCGCCTCGAGGCCAAGGTGTACGCCGCCGACGGCGGGTCCGTCGGGCTGAACCTCACCCGTGCCTCGCTCGACGCGGTCGGCAAGTACCCGTGGACCCGCGTGCCGGGCCGGCGCAAGTTCGGGGTGTACGCCGACGACCTGCCCGCCTTCGCCTGGCTGCGGGAGGGCGCCCCGCCCGGCGAGCGGCGCTGCCTGGAGGCGCAGGTGATGGACTGGGCCGACGACGTGGCGTACTCGGTGCACGACGTCGAGGACGGCATCCACGGCGGATACCTCACCCTGGAGCCGCTGCTCGCCGACGCCGACGAGCGGGCGGCGCTCTGCGTCGACGTGGCCGCCGTCTACTCGACCGAGTCGCCCGGCGATCTCGGCGAGGCGCTGGTCGACCTGCTCGCCGATCCGGTGCTCGCCCCGCTGGCCGGCTACGACGGCAGCCATCGCGCCCAGGCCGCGCTCAAGGCCACCACCAGCGTGCTGACCGGCCGTTTCGTGTCGACCGCGGTCGCCGCCACCACCGCCCGGTACGGCCCCGGACCGCACCGCAGGTACGCGGCCGACCTCGTCGTACCCCGGCAGGTGCGCGCCCGGTGCGCGCTGCTCAAGGGCATCGCCCTGCGGTACGTGATGCGCCGGCAGGGCGCGCGGGAGCGCTACGAGCACCAGCGGGAGATCCTCACCGACCTGGTGGCCGCGCTGGCGCGGCGGGCACCGGAGGCGCTCGACCCGGTCTTCGCCCCGCTGTGGCGGGCCGCGCCGGACGACGCCGCCCGGCTGCGGGTGGTCGTCGACCAGGTCGCCTCGCTGACCGACCCGGCCGCGTTGACCTGGCACGATCGCCTGACCAGAAGCTGA
- a CDS encoding siderophore-interacting protein encodes MTERPKKVTSARVLRTGRPTAHVVRLVLGGEELVDLPVGEFTDHYIKIVFPVAGVDYPRPLDLAAIRRDLPREHWPRLRAYTVRAWDATAGELTVDVVYHGDEGLAGPWAAALRPGDEVLFIGPGGAYAPSPEADWHLLAGDESALPAIAASLARLPVGAPAHVFVEVDGPADEQPLPSPGAVRLTWLHRGTRPVGEALVAAVRGLDFPPGAVHAFVHGEAAFVRQLRRLLRMERGVSREQLSISGYWRQGLTDEAWRDTKPTWNLQIEAEERTPAPALLR; translated from the coding sequence ATGACGGAGCGTCCGAAGAAGGTCACCTCCGCCCGGGTGCTGCGCACCGGGCGACCCACCGCGCACGTGGTGCGGCTGGTGCTCGGCGGGGAGGAGCTGGTCGACCTGCCGGTCGGCGAGTTCACCGACCACTACATAAAGATCGTCTTTCCGGTCGCCGGGGTGGACTACCCGCGCCCGCTCGACCTCGCCGCGATCCGCCGCGACCTGCCGCGCGAGCACTGGCCCCGGCTGCGCGCCTACACGGTGCGCGCCTGGGACGCGACGGCCGGTGAGCTGACCGTCGACGTGGTGTACCACGGTGACGAGGGGCTGGCCGGTCCGTGGGCCGCCGCGCTGCGACCCGGTGACGAGGTGCTGTTCATCGGCCCCGGTGGGGCGTACGCGCCGAGTCCGGAGGCCGACTGGCACCTGCTGGCCGGCGACGAGAGCGCGTTGCCGGCGATCGCCGCGTCCCTGGCCCGGCTGCCGGTCGGCGCGCCCGCGCACGTCTTCGTCGAGGTCGACGGCCCGGCCGACGAGCAGCCGCTGCCCAGCCCCGGCGCGGTGCGCCTGACCTGGCTGCACCGGGGCACCCGGCCGGTGGGCGAGGCGCTGGTGGCCGCCGTCCGCGGGCTCGACTTCCCGCCCGGCGCGGTGCACGCCTTCGTGCACGGCGAGGCGGCCTTCGTCCGCCAGCTGCGCCGCCTGCTCCGGATGGAGCGCGGCGTGTCGCGCGAGCAGCTCTCCATCTCCGGCTACTGGCGCCAGGGCCTGACCGACGAGGCCTGGCGCGACACCAAACCCACCTGGAACCTCCAGATCGAAGCCGAGGAGCGCACCCCCGCACCCGCCCTACTCCGTTGA
- the dnaG gene encoding DNA primase: MAGRIRDEDIALVRERTSIAEVISDTVTLKSAGGGNLKGLCPFHDEKSPSFNVSPARNVWYCFGCGEGGDAIKFLMDAEHLSFVESVERLAARVGLQLRYVEDDRSAPRGNRPQQGQKQRLVAAHAAAVEFYTAQLTTAGARTAREFLAERGFDRAAAQRYGCGFAPDGWDLLTKHLRQRGFSHDELVTAGLSRPARSGSLIDRFRRRLLWPIRDLTGDVIGFGARRLFDDDDGPKYLNTPETPIYKKSHVLYGIDQAKREIAKQGRVVVVEGYTDVMACHLAGVTTAVATCGTAFGADHIGVLRRLLLDTDAVAGEIIFTFDGDAAGQKAALRAFDDDQRFVGRTFIAVSPDNMDPCELRLAKGDLAVRDLVARREPLVDFALRHVISRHDLDTVDGRVEAMRRAAPLVAKLKDREKRPEYVRKLAGDLGMEIEPVQRAVLAAASGRPADGPAARPARSEPAVDSPQSMVEREALKLALQEPVLAGPMFDAVEAADYRHPVHVAVRAAIAAAGGAATAAGGAVWIESVRDACADLAAQALVGELAVEPLRIDGEPDPRYVSITMARLQWGSVTGRIRELKSRIQRINPVNNKDEYFATFGELLSLEQHARALREQAAGGL, from the coding sequence ATGGCAGGGCGGATCCGGGACGAGGACATCGCGCTGGTCCGCGAGCGTACGTCCATCGCCGAGGTCATCTCCGACACGGTGACGCTCAAGTCGGCCGGCGGCGGCAACCTCAAGGGGCTCTGCCCCTTCCACGACGAGAAGAGCCCGTCGTTCAACGTCTCGCCCGCCCGCAACGTCTGGTACTGCTTCGGCTGCGGCGAAGGCGGCGACGCCATCAAGTTCCTGATGGACGCCGAGCACCTCAGCTTCGTCGAGTCGGTGGAACGGCTCGCCGCCCGCGTCGGCCTGCAACTGCGCTACGTCGAGGACGACCGGTCCGCCCCGCGCGGCAACCGCCCGCAGCAGGGGCAGAAGCAACGGCTCGTCGCCGCGCACGCCGCCGCGGTGGAGTTCTACACCGCCCAGCTGACCACGGCCGGCGCGCGTACCGCCCGGGAGTTCCTGGCCGAGCGCGGCTTCGACCGGGCGGCCGCGCAGCGATACGGCTGCGGCTTCGCCCCGGACGGCTGGGATCTGCTCACCAAGCACCTGCGCCAGCGCGGCTTCAGCCACGACGAGCTGGTCACCGCCGGGCTGTCCCGCCCGGCCCGCTCGGGCAGCCTGATCGACCGGTTCCGGCGCCGGCTGCTCTGGCCGATCCGCGACCTCACCGGGGACGTGATCGGCTTCGGCGCCCGGCGGCTCTTCGACGACGATGACGGCCCGAAGTACCTCAACACCCCCGAGACCCCGATCTACAAGAAGTCCCACGTGCTCTACGGCATCGACCAGGCCAAACGGGAGATCGCCAAGCAGGGCCGGGTGGTGGTGGTGGAGGGCTACACCGACGTGATGGCCTGCCACCTGGCCGGCGTGACGACCGCCGTGGCGACCTGCGGCACCGCGTTCGGCGCCGACCACATCGGCGTCCTGCGCCGGCTGCTGCTCGACACCGACGCGGTCGCCGGCGAGATCATCTTCACCTTCGACGGGGACGCCGCCGGGCAGAAGGCCGCGCTGCGCGCCTTCGACGACGACCAGCGCTTCGTCGGGCGTACCTTCATCGCGGTCAGCCCCGACAACATGGACCCGTGCGAGCTGCGTCTGGCAAAGGGCGACCTGGCGGTCCGCGACCTGGTCGCCCGCCGCGAGCCGCTGGTCGACTTCGCGCTGCGCCACGTCATCAGCCGGCACGACCTGGACACCGTCGACGGCCGTGTCGAGGCGATGCGCCGCGCCGCGCCGCTGGTGGCCAAGCTCAAGGACCGGGAGAAACGCCCGGAGTACGTCCGCAAGCTCGCCGGTGACCTCGGCATGGAGATCGAGCCGGTGCAGCGGGCGGTGCTGGCCGCCGCCTCGGGGCGACCGGCGGACGGGCCGGCCGCGCGTCCCGCCCGCAGCGAGCCGGCGGTGGACAGCCCACAGTCGATGGTCGAGCGGGAGGCGCTGAAGCTGGCCCTTCAGGAGCCGGTGCTGGCCGGCCCGATGTTCGACGCGGTCGAGGCGGCCGACTACCGGCACCCCGTGCACGTCGCCGTCCGCGCGGCGATCGCGGCGGCCGGCGGGGCCGCCACGGCGGCCGGCGGCGCGGTGTGGATCGAGTCGGTCCGGGACGCCTGCGCGGATCTCGCCGCCCAGGCGCTCGTGGGTGAGCTGGCCGTCGAACCGCTGCGGATCGACGGCGAGCCCGACCCCCGCTACGTCTCGATCACCATGGCCCGGTTGCAG